One window of the Chanodichthys erythropterus isolate Z2021 chromosome 2, ASM2448905v1, whole genome shotgun sequence genome contains the following:
- the rpz4 gene encoding rapunzel 4 → MAEQLQKLVAQKKDVVETAMEMFEQGAEVLASIAGDLFPVFSIAAPIVKLALDNVESKEAEYMKEQFQKVRERLEVVSEEIQQINQEIKKSGVDATYFSVEENLTNQFRKFMDVLNAKPKFREVRKKTFLEHFNRTGGDKNLHTLYNAVTGDNFSGESVLEITLNYEQKSRRAVEEFCAMLKKLFCIGLIALLGQAALKGDDDEEKLLQDWSDKMKVVQSKMNVVIEDCINSFPAQAELDAKRIVRDQSDKSNQQLADMLVEHLKKKYDWVCWSVRIFNSPTGLFTNKKDFQGLTGKSRFLVPASDDKLNVVVSYSASPEPLDKARIQSLVMEQKKITMTPMAELLFDAIPLCVVHTVKTSCKDLGFSSSFSDELHYFEEFKNFYVFLHSA, encoded by the coding sequence atggccgagcagctgcagaAACTTGTTGCACAGAAGAAGGATGTTGTCGAGACCGCGATGGAAATGTTTGAGCAAGGTGCAGAAGTGTTGGCCAGCATCGCTGGAGATCTGTTCCCTGTGTTCTCCATTGCAGCTCCTATTGTCAAGCTGGCACTGGATAATGTAGAAAGCAAAGAGGCCGAGTACATGAAGGAGCAGTTCCAGAAGGTGCGAGAGCGCCTGGAAGTCGTTTCTGAAGAGATCCAGCAGATAAACCAGGAGATCAAGAAGAGCGGGGTAGATGCCACCTACTTCTCTGTGGAGGAGAATCTAACCAACCAATTCCGCAAATTCATGGATGTCCTGAATGCGAAACCCAAATTCAGAGAGGTCAGAAAGAAAACGTTCCTGGAACACTTCAACAGGACAGGGGGTGACAAAAACCTGCACACTCTGTATAATGCCGTAACAGGAGATAACTTCTCAGGAGAGTCTGTTCTGGAAATCACTCTGAATTATGAGCAAAAGAGCCGCAGGGCGGTGGAGGAGTTCTGCGCTATGCTTAAGAAATTGTTCTGCATTGGTTTGATCGCCTTACTGGGACAGGCGGCATTGAAAGGCGATGACGATGAAGAGAAGTTGCTTCAAGATTGGAGCGATAAAATGAAAGTGGTCCAGTCTAAAATGAATGTTGTGATTGAAGACTGCATCAACAGCTTTCCTGCACAGGCCGAGCTGGACGCCAAACGCATAGTGAGAGACCAAAGCGACAAAAGCAACCAGCAACTGGCCGACATGCTGGTGGAGCACCTGAAAAAGAAATACGACTGGGTGTGCTGGTCAGTCCGCATATTTAACTCGCCCACGGGGCTGTTCACCAACAAGAAAGACTTCCAGGGTTTGACAGGAAAGAGTCGCTTTCTGGTGCCTGCGTCGGATGATAAACTAAATGTTGTGGTTTCCTACAGCGCCTCGCCTGAACCCCTCGATAAAGCCAGGATACAGAGCCTGGTCATGGAGCAGAAGAAGATCACGATGACACCGATGGCTGAACTGCTTTTTGACGCAATCCCTCTCTGTGTGGTCCACACAGTCAAGACCTCGTGCAAAGATTTGGGCTTCTCCAGCAGCTTCTCTGATGAGCTGCACTACTTTGAAGAGTTCAAGAACTTTTATGTCTTTCTACATTCTGCTTAA